Proteins from a single region of Budorcas taxicolor isolate Tak-1 chromosome 11, Takin1.1, whole genome shotgun sequence:
- the ARID5A gene encoding AT-rich interactive domain-containing protein 5A, producing the protein MAPPVKGKRKQSEEGEPLDPPVSPQPDGEPRRSRSPVRLEEPPEAGGEREEEQEEEQAFLVSLYKFMKERHTPIERVPHLGFKQINLWKIYKAVEKLGAYELVTGRRLWKNVYDELGGSPGSTSAATCTRRHYERLVLPYVRHLKGEDDKPLPPSKPRKQYKMAKEPRGDDGATERPKKVKEEKRVDQLMPAKTKADAPDLARLPSQETPRDGMEQRGPAVGPSLPFLGASGCPEAYKRLLSSFYCRGTHGIMSPLAKKKLLAQVSKAEALQCQEKGCRHGAGGDPQGPPAAPPVESPQSPGGPAEDSRDRLTPLEGRQAPGGGLWREIQAGPRPSAPVVTGCFHTYPSEVLKPVSQRPRDLFPSLKDRVLLGTPAKEEGLPAKEPPLVWGGDAGRPSAFHKGSSRKGSLYPKPKACWVSPMTKVPAESPMPLPTFPSSPGLGHKRSLAEEGSVHGGKKLRAVSPFLKEANAQECGTKPGGPDLAVSCLLGPALPEAYRGTMLHCPLNLAGTLGPLKGQATLPFSPLVIPAFPAHLLAATAPSPMTAGLMHLPPASFDGALCHRLCPASSPWHVPPATAYTAPHFSFHLNTKL; encoded by the exons ATGG CACCTCCGGTcaaagggaaaaggaagcagTCAGAGGAAGGGGAGCCCCTAGACCCACCCGTGTCTCCTCAGCCTGATGGTGAGCCGAGAAGGAGCCGGAGCCCTGTGCGCCTGGAG GAGCCCCCCGAGGCAGGCGGGGAgcgggaggaggagcaggaggaggagcaggcctTCCTGGTCAGCCTCTACAAGTTCATGAAGGAGCGACACACGCCCATCGAGAGGGTGCCCCATCTCGGCTTCAAGCAGA TTAACCTGTGGAAGATCTACAAGGCCGTGGAGAAGCTAGGGGCCTATGAACTG GTGACTGGCCGCCGCCTCTGGAAGAACGTGTACGATGAGCTGGGGGGCAGCCCGGGCAGCACCAGTGCGGCCACATGCACGCGCCGCCACTACGAGAG GCTGGTCCTCCCATATGTGCGGCACCTGAAGGGGGAGGATGACAAGCCCCTGCCCCCCTCCAAGCCCAGGAAGCAGTACAAGATGGCCAAGGAGCCTCGGGGGGATGATGGGGCCACTGAGAGACCAAAGAAGGTcaaggaggagaagcgggtggacCAG CTGATGCCAGCAAAGACCAAAGCAGATGCCCCTGACCTGGCAAGGCTTCCTAGCCAGGAGACACCCAGGGATGGCATGGAGCAGCGAGGCCCAGCCGTGGGGCCCTCTCTGCCCTTTTTGGGTGCCAGTGGCTGCCCTGAGGCCTACAAACGGCTCCTGTCTAGCTTCTACTGCAGAGGGACACATGGTATCATGTCACCGCTGGCCAAAAAGAAGCTCCTGGCCCAGGTGAGCAAGGCAGAGGCCTTGCAGTGTCAGGAGAAGGGCTGTCGCCACGGGGCAGGTGGGGACCCCCAGGGACCCCCAGCTGCCCCGCCCGTGGAGAGTCCCCAGAGCCCAGGAGGGCCGGCCGAGGACTCCAGGGACCGGCTGACACCTCTGGAAGGAAGGCAGGCCCCCGGGGGCGGCCTCTGGCGGGAGATACAGGCAGGCCCTCGCCCGTCGGCCCCTGTTGTCACCGGCTGCTTCCACACCTACCCCAGCGAAGTGCTGAAGCCTGTCAGCCAGCGTCCCAGGGACCTTTTCCCCAGTCTTAAAGATAGGGTGTTGTTGGGGACCCCTGCCAAGGAGGAGGGGCTGCCAGCCAAAGAGCCCCCACTGGTGTGGGGCGGGGATGCCGGCCGCCCTTCTGCATTCCACAAGGGCAGCTCCAGAAAGGGCAGCCTCTACCCCAAACCCAAAGCCTGCTGGGTGTCCCCCATGACCAAGGTCCCTGCTGAGAGCCCCATGCCCCTGCCAACCTTCCCGAGCAGCCCAGGCCTGGGCCACAAGCGCAGCCTGGCGGAAGAGGGCTCGGTCCACGGTGGCAAAAAACTGCGGGCAGTGTCTCCCTTTCTGAAGGAGGCGAATGCCCAGGAGTGTGGGACCAAGCCCGGGGGCCCTGACTTGGCCGTCTCCTGCCTGCTGGGCCCCGCCCTCCCGGAGGCCTACAGGGGTACCATGCTGCACTGTCCACTGAACCTCGCTGGCACCCTGGGCCCCTTAAAGGGCCAGGCCACCCTCCCCTTCAGCCCCCTGGTCATCCCTGCCTTCCCGGCCCACCTGCTGGCCGCCACAGCGCCCTCGCCCATGACCGCTGGCCTGATGCACCTCCCACCGGCATCCTTTGATGGTGCCCTGTGCCACAGACTCTGCCCGGCCTCGTCTCCGTGGCACGTGCCGCCTGCCACAGCCTACACAGCACCCCACTTCTCTTTCCACCTCAACACCAAGCTGTAG